From Streptomyces sp. NBC_00683, one genomic window encodes:
- a CDS encoding ABC transporter ATP-binding protein, protein MATLEIRELSVGYGPVRALRDVSVDVPAGAITAVLGGNGAGKTTLLRAVSRTLGFHRGTGTGTIRFDGVPLDGLRPAQVVAAGVIQVPEGRQVFARMTVADNLRAGALGARGGRKETTAALSRVHELFPVLAQRAHQRAGLLSGGEQQMLAMGRALMAGPRLLLLDEPSLGLAPLMAAKIAETIQEINAAGTSVMLVEQNAAIALRLASTAYVLDVGEVAIEGPADELAASDEVRRRYLGVVDEEAAEVARQAVGGPSRTLSRWSA, encoded by the coding sequence ATGGCAACGCTCGAGATCCGCGAACTGTCCGTGGGCTACGGCCCGGTACGGGCACTGCGCGACGTCTCCGTCGACGTGCCGGCCGGCGCGATCACCGCGGTGCTCGGCGGCAACGGCGCCGGCAAGACCACGCTGCTGCGGGCCGTGTCGCGGACCCTCGGCTTCCACCGCGGGACGGGCACGGGCACCATCCGCTTCGACGGCGTGCCCCTGGACGGGCTGCGCCCCGCCCAGGTGGTGGCCGCAGGAGTGATCCAGGTGCCGGAGGGGCGACAGGTGTTCGCCCGGATGACGGTGGCGGACAACCTGCGGGCCGGTGCACTCGGAGCCCGGGGCGGGCGCAAGGAAACGACCGCGGCGCTCTCACGCGTACACGAGCTGTTCCCCGTCCTCGCCCAGCGCGCCCACCAGCGTGCCGGGCTGCTGTCCGGCGGGGAGCAGCAGATGCTGGCGATGGGACGGGCCCTGATGGCCGGGCCCCGCCTGCTCCTGCTCGACGAGCCGTCCCTCGGTCTCGCGCCGCTCATGGCGGCCAAGATCGCCGAGACGATCCAGGAGATCAACGCGGCCGGTACCTCCGTCATGCTCGTCGAGCAGAACGCGGCGATCGCGCTCAGGCTCGCCTCCACCGCGTACGTCCTGGACGTCGGCGAGGTCGCCATCGAGGGCCCGGCCGACGAACTCGCGGCCTCCGACGAGGTACGCCGCCGCTATCTGGGCGTCGTCGACGAGGAGGCGGCCGAGGTCGCGCGGCAGGCCGTCGGCGGACCCTCACGCACCCTGAGCAGGTGGTCCGCGTGA
- a CDS encoding PucR family transcriptional regulator, translated as MQRRSDERVQALLDALLEDRSAPGLAARAAAGLGLPEQGRYAVAVLRTGGGPDRPVMDADGMTFLRRMRADCEIVVVALGERGADELTAVMAERCPGPGGISPVVDSLAELGSARRLADVALLTCPPGTAGIVRLEERLPAALVVSRPELAARLVATVFGPLLGLDPADRDLLVRTLEAWLDCGGSAGRAAGLLYCHRNTVLNRLRRLEQLTSRSLSRPRELIEIMLALEAFRLSVAARG; from the coding sequence ATGCAGCGGCGCAGTGACGAACGGGTCCAGGCGCTGCTCGACGCCCTCCTCGAGGACCGGTCCGCACCGGGACTCGCGGCGCGCGCGGCGGCCGGTCTGGGCCTGCCGGAGCAGGGCCGTTACGCGGTGGCGGTGCTGCGGACGGGCGGCGGACCGGACCGTCCGGTCATGGACGCTGACGGGATGACGTTCCTCCGGCGCATGCGGGCCGACTGCGAGATCGTGGTGGTCGCCCTGGGCGAGCGGGGTGCGGACGAACTCACCGCGGTCATGGCGGAGCGGTGTCCGGGTCCGGGCGGGATCAGCCCGGTGGTGGACTCGCTGGCCGAGCTGGGATCGGCACGCCGGCTGGCCGATGTGGCGCTGCTGACCTGTCCCCCGGGCACCGCCGGGATCGTGCGGCTGGAGGAGCGGCTGCCGGCGGCGCTGGTGGTGAGCCGGCCGGAGCTCGCGGCCCGGCTGGTCGCGACTGTCTTCGGCCCGCTGCTGGGTCTGGACCCGGCGGACCGGGACCTGCTGGTGCGGACGCTGGAGGCCTGGCTGGACTGCGGAGGGTCCGCGGGGCGGGCGGCGGGCCTGCTGTACTGCCACCGCAACACCGTGCTGAACCGGTTGCGGCGGCTGGAACAGCTGACGTCGCGGTCGCTGTCACGGCCCCGCGAGCTGATCGAGATCATGCTGGCCCTGGAGGCCTTCCGGCTCTCGGTGGCGGCGCGGGGGTGA
- a CDS encoding glycerate kinase — METARVLVAADKFKGSLTAVQVAERVTAGLRRVVPGVQVETLPVADGGDGTVAAAVAAGFERREARVTGPLGTPVDAAYAVRGTTAVVEMAEASGLQHLPAGQFAPLTATTYGSGELLRAALDAGARTIVFGVGGSATTDGGAGMLAALGARFLDTDGKPVGPGGGGLAELAEADLSGLDPRLTDIDLILASDVDNPLTGPKGAPEVYGRQKGATEDDIAVLDAALAHYASVLGPEHAALPGAGAAGGIGYGALVALGARFRPGIEVMLDVLGFAPALARATLVITGEGSLDEQTLHGKAPAGVAAAARAAGVEVVAVCGRLALPPEALEGAGIRRAYALTELEPDPAVSMAQAGPLLERVAEAIARDFLS, encoded by the coding sequence ATGGAGACCGCCCGCGTGCTCGTCGCGGCGGACAAGTTCAAGGGCTCGCTCACGGCCGTACAGGTCGCGGAGCGGGTGACGGCCGGACTGCGGCGCGTCGTACCCGGGGTGCAGGTCGAGACCCTGCCCGTCGCGGACGGCGGCGACGGCACGGTCGCGGCGGCTGTGGCCGCCGGATTCGAGCGCCGCGAGGCGCGGGTGACCGGACCGCTGGGCACACCGGTCGACGCGGCGTACGCGGTGCGCGGCACCACGGCCGTGGTGGAGATGGCCGAGGCATCGGGCCTTCAGCACCTCCCGGCGGGGCAGTTCGCCCCGCTCACGGCGACCACGTACGGCTCCGGCGAACTGCTGCGGGCCGCGCTCGACGCGGGCGCGCGGACGATCGTGTTCGGGGTCGGCGGCAGCGCCACCACGGACGGCGGCGCAGGCATGCTCGCCGCGCTCGGTGCCCGCTTCCTGGACACGGACGGCAAGCCCGTCGGCCCCGGCGGCGGCGGGCTCGCCGAACTGGCCGAGGCCGATCTGTCGGGGCTCGACCCCCGGCTGACGGACATCGACCTGATCCTGGCCAGCGACGTGGACAACCCGCTGACCGGCCCGAAGGGCGCCCCCGAGGTGTACGGGCGGCAGAAGGGCGCCACCGAGGACGACATCGCGGTCCTCGACGCGGCGCTCGCCCACTACGCCTCCGTCCTGGGACCCGAGCACGCAGCGCTCCCCGGGGCGGGCGCCGCCGGAGGCATCGGCTACGGCGCACTGGTCGCGCTGGGGGCGCGCTTCCGGCCCGGCATCGAGGTCATGCTCGACGTCCTGGGCTTCGCCCCGGCGCTCGCCCGCGCCACGCTCGTCATCACCGGCGAGGGATCGCTCGACGAGCAGACCCTGCACGGCAAGGCCCCGGCGGGCGTCGCCGCGGCGGCCCGCGCCGCGGGCGTGGAGGTCGTCGCCGTGTGCGGACGGCTCGCCCTGCCGCCCGAGGCGCTGGAAGGGGCCGGGATCCGGCGGGCGTACGCCCTGACGGAACTCGAACCCGACCCGGCGGTCTCCATGGCACAGGCCGGACCCCTGCTCGAACGCGTGGCCGAGGCGATCGCCCGCGACTTCCTGTCGTGA
- a CDS encoding NUDIX hydrolase, translating into MTSTDYATYIAGLPRVLAAAASLFLDGQGRVLLVEPNYREGWALPGGTVESDAGESPRQAARRETAEEIGLDLEPGRLLAVDWTRGPARPPIAAYLYDGGVLSAEQFASIRIQEEELLSWKLVDRADLAGHLPGSLGRRVLSALEVRDSGAGTAELEDGEPAGR; encoded by the coding sequence ATGACCTCCACTGACTACGCCACGTACATCGCAGGCCTGCCCCGGGTACTGGCCGCGGCGGCATCGCTCTTCCTCGACGGGCAGGGGCGGGTCCTGCTCGTCGAGCCGAACTATCGCGAAGGCTGGGCGCTGCCCGGCGGCACGGTCGAATCCGATGCGGGCGAGAGCCCGCGGCAGGCCGCGCGCCGGGAGACGGCGGAGGAGATCGGCCTCGACCTGGAGCCGGGCCGGCTGCTCGCGGTCGACTGGACGCGCGGTCCGGCGCGTCCGCCGATAGCCGCGTACCTGTACGACGGTGGTGTCCTGTCGGCGGAGCAGTTCGCGTCGATCCGCATCCAGGAGGAGGAGCTGCTGTCCTGGAAGCTGGTGGACCGCGCCGACCTCGCCGGTCATCTGCCGGGGTCTCTCGGCCGCAGGGTCCTCTCCGCGCTGGAGGTGCGGGACTCAGGGGCGGGCACGGCCGAGCTGGAGGACGGCGAACCGGCAGGCCGGTGA
- a CDS encoding SIR2 family NAD-dependent protein deacylase, translating to MTLVAILSGAGISTDSGIPDYRGPQGLWRKDPEAEKLVTYDFYMSDPEIRRRSWQMRRTSASWKAEPNAAHRAVAGLERSGTAVRVLTQNVDGLHQLAGLSARKVVELHGTAREVVCTRCHARSSMEQALSRVEAGEADPPCAVCGGILKSATVMFGERLDPRVLAEAMAITKACQVFVAVGTTLQVQPAASLAGIAVEHGARLFVVNADPTPYDELAEETIREPIGTALPALLERLSAGEGP from the coding sequence ATGACTCTCGTCGCGATCCTCAGCGGCGCCGGCATCTCCACGGACTCCGGCATCCCCGACTACCGTGGGCCGCAAGGGCTCTGGCGGAAGGACCCGGAGGCGGAGAAGCTCGTCACCTACGACTTCTACATGTCCGATCCGGAGATCCGGCGCCGCTCCTGGCAGATGCGCCGCACCAGTGCGTCCTGGAAGGCCGAGCCGAACGCGGCCCACCGTGCCGTCGCGGGACTCGAGCGGTCGGGTACAGCGGTGCGGGTCCTCACGCAGAATGTGGACGGACTGCACCAGCTGGCCGGTCTGTCGGCACGCAAGGTAGTCGAGCTCCACGGCACGGCACGCGAGGTCGTCTGTACGCGCTGCCATGCCCGGTCCTCCATGGAGCAGGCGCTGTCCCGGGTCGAAGCCGGTGAGGCGGACCCGCCGTGTGCTGTCTGCGGCGGGATCCTGAAGTCCGCAACGGTCATGTTCGGTGAGCGCCTGGATCCGCGGGTCCTGGCCGAGGCGATGGCGATCACCAAGGCGTGCCAGGTGTTCGTCGCGGTGGGCACGACCCTTCAGGTCCAGCCGGCAGCCTCGCTGGCGGGCATCGCCGTGGAGCACGGCGCCCGGCTCTTCGTGGTGAATGCCGACCCGACCCCGTACGACGAGCTGGCGGAGGAGACGATCCGCGAACCCATCGGGACGGCCCTGCCGGCACTGCTGGAGCGGCTGTCCGCCGGAGAGGGCCCGTAG
- a CDS encoding (2Fe-2S) ferredoxin domain-containing protein — MSRRTRRPAAGPGPSRPTVSVCRGCCCGTPKIPGVDHAGQLAQLRQSLDGVATVRAVECLDACEQGNVIVVQPSAEGRGAGGRPVWLGLVNDPHAVADIVTWAGDGGPGLADAPEILDLYTFKPSRRVQGGLKE, encoded by the coding sequence ATGAGCCGCCGTACCCGCAGGCCCGCCGCCGGGCCGGGACCTTCCCGGCCCACCGTCAGCGTCTGCCGGGGCTGCTGCTGCGGCACCCCGAAGATCCCCGGCGTGGACCACGCCGGGCAGCTGGCACAGCTGCGGCAGTCACTCGACGGGGTCGCCACCGTGCGTGCGGTGGAGTGCCTGGACGCCTGCGAGCAGGGCAACGTCATCGTGGTGCAGCCCTCCGCCGAGGGGCGCGGCGCCGGTGGCCGGCCGGTCTGGCTCGGGCTGGTGAACGATCCGCACGCCGTCGCGGACATCGTGACCTGGGCGGGGGACGGCGGACCCGGTCTCGCCGATGCGCCCGAGATCCTGGACCTGTACACGTTCAAGCCGTCGCGCCGGGTCCAGGGGGGACTGAAGGAGTAG
- a CDS encoding TMEM165/GDT1 family protein, producing the protein MHLDLLAILTAFGLIFLAELPDKTMFASLAMGTRMRPLYVWFGTSSAFVVHVAIAVGAGGLIGLLPDWIVKLVSASLFAFGAFMLLRSGGGDEDDEDEIKTVTGFWPVYSTAFMAVFISEWGDLTQITTANLAASNGAWSTAIGAAAALMSVSALALLAGRFIAKRVPLKTVQRIGGVCMLGLAIWSVVEIFTG; encoded by the coding sequence ATGCATCTCGACCTCCTGGCGATCCTCACCGCCTTCGGGCTGATCTTCCTCGCGGAGCTCCCCGACAAGACGATGTTCGCCTCGCTGGCCATGGGCACGCGCATGCGGCCGCTGTACGTCTGGTTCGGTACGTCGTCCGCCTTCGTCGTGCATGTCGCCATCGCGGTCGGCGCGGGCGGTCTGATCGGTCTGCTGCCCGACTGGATCGTCAAGCTGGTCTCGGCCTCCCTCTTCGCCTTCGGCGCGTTCATGCTGCTGCGCAGTGGTGGCGGTGACGAGGACGACGAGGACGAGATCAAGACGGTGACCGGCTTCTGGCCGGTCTACTCGACCGCCTTCATGGCCGTCTTCATCAGCGAGTGGGGCGACCTGACGCAGATCACCACCGCGAACCTCGCCGCGAGCAACGGCGCCTGGTCCACGGCCATCGGTGCGGCCGCCGCCCTCATGTCCGTCTCGGCGCTGGCCCTGCTGGCCGGGCGTTTCATCGCCAAGCGGGTGCCGCTGAAGACCGTGCAGCGCATCGGCGGTGTGTGCATGCTCGGTCTCGCGATCTGGTCGGTCGTCGAGATCTTCACGGGCTGA
- a CDS encoding methylated-DNA--[protein]-cysteine S-methyltransferase has product MTATPTVTRQHTVIDSPYGALTLVATDGVLAGLYMTGQRHRPPEETFGVPDPRPFTETVRQLDAYFAGELRTFDLPLHLAGTPFQRSVWAGLQQIPYGETCSYGELAEHLGKPGASRAVGLANGKNPIGIIVPCHRVVGASGSLTGYGGGLERKQRLLDFERGTGDEVQALF; this is encoded by the coding sequence ATGACCGCCACACCCACGGTGACCCGGCAGCACACGGTCATCGACAGCCCGTACGGGGCCCTCACCCTGGTCGCCACCGACGGCGTCCTGGCCGGCCTGTACATGACCGGACAGCGGCACCGCCCGCCGGAGGAGACCTTCGGCGTACCGGACCCGCGGCCCTTCACCGAGACGGTCCGCCAGCTGGACGCGTACTTCGCCGGAGAGCTGAGGACGTTCGACCTGCCGCTGCACCTGGCCGGCACCCCGTTCCAGCGCAGCGTCTGGGCCGGGCTCCAGCAGATTCCGTACGGCGAGACCTGTTCGTACGGCGAACTGGCCGAACACCTCGGCAAGCCCGGCGCCTCCCGTGCGGTGGGCCTCGCCAACGGCAAGAACCCGATCGGGATCATCGTCCCCTGCCACCGGGTCGTCGGAGCGTCGGGGAGCCTCACGGGGTACGGCGGCGGGCTGGAGCGCAAGCAGCGGCTGCTGGACTTCGAGCGGGGGACCGGGGACGAGGTACAGGCCCTGTTCTGA
- a CDS encoding AlkA N-terminal domain-containing protein: MHTDTERCVRAVQSKDARFDGWFFTAVLTTRIYCRPSCPVVPPKVRNMTFYPSAAACQQAGFRACKRCRPDTSPGSPQWNARADSVARAMRLIQDGVVDREGVPGLAARLGYSARQIERQLLAELGAGPLALARSQRAQTARVLIETTGLPMAEVAFAAGFASVRTFNDTVREVFALAPGELRTRAARGAGAAEAPGVIALRLPYRAPLNPSNLFGHLAATAVPGVEEWRDGAYRRTLTLPHGHGIVALTPRPDHIACRLSLTDPRDLTQAISRCRRLLDLDADPVAVDDQLRSDPLLAPLVDAAPGRRVPRTVDAAEFAVRAVLGQQVSTAAARTHAARLVTAHGVPVEDPEGGLTHLFPTPEALAGLDPESLALPRSRRTTLTTLVGALADGSLHLGEGTDWDAARAELTALPGFGPWTVEVIAMRALGDPDAFLPTDLGIRRAAERLGLPATPAALTARAAHWRPWRAYAVQYLWTVDDHPINHLPV, translated from the coding sequence ATGCACACCGACACCGAGCGCTGCGTGCGGGCCGTACAGTCGAAGGACGCCCGTTTCGACGGCTGGTTCTTCACCGCCGTCCTGACCACCCGGATCTACTGCCGGCCCAGCTGTCCCGTCGTGCCGCCCAAGGTCCGCAACATGACGTTCTACCCCAGCGCCGCCGCTTGCCAGCAGGCCGGATTCCGGGCCTGCAAGCGATGCCGGCCCGACACCAGCCCCGGCTCACCGCAGTGGAACGCCCGCGCCGACTCCGTGGCCCGCGCCATGCGCCTCATCCAGGACGGAGTGGTCGACCGGGAGGGCGTACCGGGTCTCGCCGCGCGGCTCGGCTACTCGGCCCGGCAGATCGAGCGCCAGCTGCTCGCCGAGCTCGGCGCCGGCCCGCTCGCGCTGGCCCGTTCCCAGCGTGCCCAGACCGCGAGGGTGCTCATCGAGACGACCGGACTCCCCATGGCCGAGGTGGCGTTCGCGGCCGGATTCGCCTCCGTCCGTACCTTCAACGACACCGTCCGCGAGGTCTTCGCGCTCGCCCCCGGGGAGTTGCGCACCCGTGCGGCACGCGGGGCCGGGGCGGCCGAGGCCCCCGGAGTCATCGCTCTGCGGCTGCCGTACCGTGCCCCGCTCAACCCCAGCAACCTCTTCGGGCACCTCGCCGCGACGGCGGTCCCCGGGGTCGAGGAATGGCGTGACGGCGCCTACCGCCGCACGCTCACCCTCCCGCACGGACACGGCATCGTGGCCCTCACCCCGCGGCCCGACCACATCGCCTGCCGGCTCTCCCTCACCGATCCGCGTGATCTCACCCAGGCCATCAGCCGGTGCCGCAGACTGCTCGACCTGGACGCCGACCCCGTGGCCGTGGACGACCAGCTGCGCTCCGATCCGCTGCTCGCGCCGCTGGTCGACGCGGCCCCCGGCCGCCGTGTGCCGCGCACGGTCGACGCCGCCGAGTTCGCCGTACGCGCGGTGCTCGGCCAGCAGGTCTCCACGGCCGCCGCCCGCACCCACGCGGCCCGCCTGGTCACCGCCCACGGTGTGCCCGTCGAGGACCCCGAGGGGGGCCTCACCCATCTCTTCCCGACCCCCGAGGCCCTGGCCGGGCTCGATCCCGAGTCACTCGCGCTGCCGCGCAGCCGCCGCACCACGCTCACCACCCTGGTCGGGGCGCTCGCCGACGGCTCGCTCCACCTGGGGGAGGGCACCGACTGGGATGCGGCCAGGGCCGAGCTGACCGCCCTGCCGGGCTTCGGCCCCTGGACCGTCGAAGTGATCGCCATGCGCGCGCTCGGGGATCCGGACGCGTTCCTCCCCACCGACCTCGGCATCCGCCGGGCGGCCGAGCGGCTCGGCCTCCCCGCGACCCCCGCGGCGCTCACCGCACGTGCCGCGCACTGGCGGCCCTGGCGCGCGTACGCCGTCCAGTACCTGTGGACCGTCGACGACCACCCCATCAACCACCTGCCCGTCTGA
- a CDS encoding O-acetyl-ADP-ribose deacetylase — protein sequence MSRSEAVTVTLARGDITRQKADALVNAANSSLLGGGGVDGAIHRRGGPEILAACRDLRASKYGKGLPTGGAVATTAGRLDAKWVIHTVGPVWSGAEDRSELLASCYRESLRVAAELGARTVVFPAVSTGIFGWPMDDGARIAVRTVLAEAAPPVEEVRFVLFDAHAYIEFEEALAAQG from the coding sequence ATGAGCAGATCTGAGGCCGTCACCGTCACCCTGGCCCGCGGCGACATCACCCGGCAGAAGGCCGACGCCCTTGTCAACGCCGCGAATTCGAGTCTCCTCGGCGGGGGCGGCGTCGACGGTGCGATCCATCGCCGCGGCGGCCCGGAGATCCTGGCCGCCTGCCGTGACCTGCGCGCGTCGAAGTACGGAAAGGGGCTGCCGACCGGCGGGGCCGTGGCCACCACCGCAGGCCGGCTCGACGCCAAGTGGGTCATCCACACCGTCGGCCCGGTCTGGAGCGGCGCCGAGGACCGGTCGGAGCTGCTCGCCTCCTGCTACCGCGAATCCCTGCGCGTGGCAGCGGAGTTGGGTGCGCGCACAGTGGTGTTCCCGGCCGTGTCCACCGGCATCTTCGGCTGGCCCATGGACGACGGCGCCCGCATCGCCGTCCGCACCGTGCTGGCCGAGGCGGCTCCGCCCGTCGAGGAGGTGCGCTTCGTGCTGTTCGACGCACACGCGTACATCGAGTTCGAGGAGGCCCTGGCAGCGCAAGGCTGA
- a CDS encoding phytoene desaturase family protein, which produces MPSMLDAVVVGAGPNGLTAAAELARRGFAVEVFEAAETVGGGARTEELTLPGFRHDPCSAVHPLGIGSPAFDAMPLARHGLEWLQPRLALAHPFPDGSAAVLTRSVGESAMSLGAEDAGAYRRLVAPYTGHWDTLATDFLRTPWDGLPRDPYRWARFGLDAIQPATFLSRRFRGAKARGLIAGLAAHAIAPTSGIATSGIALMFALAAHEKGWPVPRGGSQAISDALASYLREQGGEIRTGIEVKRLDELPPARAYIFDTSPTALARIAGLGSAYSGYRYGASCFKIDYALSGPVPWTAEEARRAGTVHIGPTAGEIDAALRAAVSGRDPSVPFLITAQPSLVDPSRAPEGRHVFWVYGHVPAGWEGDATEVIERQLERFAPGFRDLVLARATAGPPQLAVRNANYVGGDIATGAFAGLQTVIRPKLARVPYATAHPAVFLCSSATPPGPGVHGMSGHHAAKAVWRRLRAT; this is translated from the coding sequence GTGCCATCGATGCTGGATGCCGTCGTCGTGGGGGCGGGCCCCAACGGGCTGACGGCCGCGGCAGAACTGGCCCGCCGCGGCTTCGCCGTCGAGGTCTTCGAAGCTGCGGAGACCGTCGGAGGCGGTGCCCGCACGGAGGAGCTGACCCTTCCGGGCTTCCGACACGATCCGTGTTCCGCCGTGCACCCTCTGGGCATCGGCTCGCCCGCCTTCGACGCGATGCCGCTGGCCCGGCACGGCCTCGAATGGCTGCAGCCCCGGCTGGCGCTCGCCCACCCCTTCCCGGACGGATCCGCCGCCGTGCTCACACGGTCCGTGGGGGAGAGCGCCATGTCGCTCGGCGCCGAGGACGCGGGCGCGTACCGCAGGCTGGTCGCGCCCTACACCGGCCACTGGGACACACTGGCCACGGACTTTCTGCGCACCCCCTGGGACGGGCTGCCCCGCGACCCGTACCGCTGGGCGCGCTTCGGCCTCGACGCGATCCAGCCCGCCACGTTCCTCTCCCGCCGCTTCCGGGGCGCCAAGGCGCGCGGGCTCATCGCCGGGCTCGCCGCCCACGCCATCGCACCGACCAGCGGCATCGCGACGAGCGGCATCGCCCTGATGTTCGCGCTCGCCGCACACGAGAAGGGCTGGCCGGTGCCCCGCGGCGGCTCGCAGGCCATCTCCGACGCCCTCGCCTCGTACCTGCGTGAACAGGGGGGTGAGATCCGTACGGGCATCGAGGTCAAGCGCCTGGACGAGCTTCCGCCCGCCCGTGCGTACATCTTCGACACCTCTCCCACCGCACTCGCCCGCATCGCCGGACTCGGCAGCGCCTACAGCGGCTACCGCTACGGCGCCTCCTGCTTCAAGATCGACTACGCCCTGTCGGGCCCCGTCCCGTGGACCGCGGAGGAGGCCAGGCGGGCCGGCACGGTCCATATCGGCCCCACGGCCGGTGAGATCGACGCCGCCCTGCGCGCCGCCGTGTCGGGCCGCGACCCGAGCGTCCCCTTCCTGATCACCGCACAACCGAGCCTCGTCGACCCGTCCCGCGCCCCCGAGGGCCGCCATGTCTTCTGGGTGTACGGACACGTCCCCGCGGGCTGGGAGGGCGACGCGACGGAGGTCATCGAACGGCAGCTGGAGCGCTTCGCCCCCGGATTCCGCGATCTCGTCCTCGCCCGCGCGACCGCCGGACCGCCCCAACTCGCTGTGCGCAACGCCAATTACGTCGGCGGAGACATCGCCACCGGAGCGTTCGCGGGACTCCAGACGGTGATACGCCCCAAACTCGCCCGCGTCCCGTACGCCACCGCCCACCCAGCGGTTTTCCTCTGTTCCTCGGCCACCCCGCCCGGGCCCGGTGTGCACGGAATGTCCGGCCATCACGCGGCGAAGGCGGTGTGGCGCCGTCTGCGGGCCACGTGA
- a CDS encoding nucleotidyltransferase domain-containing protein, translated as MNNASEPSSAVSTMASRLAALPGIRAVVLGGSRARGTHRPDSDWDLGVYYRGTPDLAGLTALASEAQGSPVEVAGPGGWGPWVNGGAWLTVDGVAVDWILRDLDRVESVWSDCREGRFEVGVQPGHPLGFWSPCYPGEVALGRVLEDPYGELTALQEAVGSYPEPLRKALVDAAWEAGFSVESARKSAPSGDTLHVALCLSKAFGVLAQSLHAHHRTWCLNEKGALAAAAVLPDTPAGFADRVSRALRGLDADAVETAAGVVREVQRVLDGGDAASGAGGA; from the coding sequence ATGAACAACGCATCCGAACCGTCGTCCGCCGTCTCCACGATGGCCTCCCGGCTTGCCGCTCTGCCCGGTATCAGGGCCGTCGTCCTCGGCGGCAGCCGGGCCCGCGGCACCCACCGGCCGGATTCCGACTGGGACCTGGGTGTCTACTACCGCGGCACCCCCGACCTGGCAGGACTGACCGCGCTGGCGTCCGAGGCCCAGGGTTCCCCGGTGGAGGTTGCGGGGCCGGGCGGCTGGGGACCGTGGGTCAACGGCGGTGCGTGGCTGACGGTGGACGGCGTCGCCGTCGACTGGATCCTGCGCGATCTGGACCGGGTGGAGTCGGTCTGGTCCGACTGCCGCGAGGGCCGCTTCGAGGTGGGCGTCCAGCCCGGCCACCCGCTGGGCTTCTGGTCCCCCTGCTATCCGGGTGAGGTCGCGCTCGGGCGCGTACTCGAGGACCCGTACGGGGAGTTGACGGCGCTTCAGGAGGCGGTGGGCTCCTACCCGGAGCCCTTGCGCAAGGCACTCGTCGACGCCGCGTGGGAAGCCGGCTTCTCCGTCGAATCGGCCCGCAAGTCCGCCCCGTCCGGCGACACGCTCCACGTGGCCCTGTGCCTGTCGAAGGCGTTCGGCGTCCTCGCCCAGTCCCTCCACGCCCACCACCGCACCTGGTGCCTCAACGAGAAGGGCGCGCTCGCGGCGGCCGCCGTCCTCCCGGACACCCCGGCCGGCTTCGCGGACCGGGTCTCCCGGGCGCTCCGTGGCCTGGACGCGGACGCGGTGGAGACGGCGGCCGGAGTCGTGCGGGAGGTCCAGCGGGTGCTGGACGGCGGCGACGCGGCCTCAGGCGCCGGAGGGGCCTGA
- a CDS encoding inositol monophosphatase family protein yields the protein MIDDFLAADAGNLTEVEAAVRAAAAAEIMPRYRQLATHEIVEKSGPHDLVTAADRRAEEHLTASLTRLLPGSAVVGEEAVHADPSVYDALGQDAPVWIVDPVDGTRQFVHGEPGFCTLVALAHRGEVLASWTYAPALGEMAVAVRGRGATLNGTPLHSGSPVPGAVLRVAMSHPDYTSEAQKRALLGLRTEGIEARSCGSAGLEYLAVACGAQDAVAFNWELAWDHAAGLLLVAEAGGTESTLAGVPYRITGGNALPFTAARDAATAEAVLTALRTGAPGSGPSGA from the coding sequence ATGATCGATGACTTCCTCGCTGCGGACGCAGGGAACCTGACCGAGGTCGAGGCGGCGGTCCGCGCAGCGGCCGCCGCCGAGATCATGCCGCGGTACCGGCAGCTCGCCACGCACGAGATCGTGGAGAAGAGCGGCCCGCACGACCTGGTCACCGCGGCCGACCGGCGTGCCGAGGAGCACCTCACCGCGTCGCTGACCCGGCTCCTGCCCGGCTCGGCCGTCGTGGGCGAGGAGGCCGTCCACGCCGACCCGTCGGTGTACGACGCACTGGGCCAGGACGCACCCGTCTGGATCGTCGACCCGGTCGACGGCACCCGCCAGTTCGTCCACGGCGAACCCGGCTTCTGCACCCTGGTGGCCCTCGCCCACCGCGGCGAGGTGCTCGCCTCCTGGACGTACGCCCCCGCGCTCGGCGAGATGGCCGTCGCCGTACGGGGCCGTGGCGCCACGCTCAACGGCACGCCGTTGCACAGCGGTTCGCCCGTGCCGGGAGCCGTCCTCAGGGTGGCGATGTCCCACCCCGACTACACCTCCGAAGCCCAGAAGCGTGCGCTGCTCGGCCTGCGCACGGAAGGCATCGAGGCGCGGTCCTGCGGATCGGCGGGCCTCGAGTACCTCGCCGTCGCCTGCGGTGCGCAGGACGCGGTGGCCTTCAACTGGGAACTGGCCTGGGACCACGCGGCGGGCCTGCTGCTGGTCGCCGAGGCGGGCGGCACCGAGTCCACGCTCGCCGGGGTCCCGTACCGCATCACCGGCGGCAACGCCCTGCCCTTCACGGCTGCCCGCGACGCGGCGACGGCCGAAGCGGTCCTCACCGCGCTGCGCACCGGCGCACCCGGTTCAGGCCCCTCCGGCGCCTGA